Part of the Eubacterium sp. 1001713B170207_170306_E7 genome, AAGCTCACCGACGTCGTCGAACCCGGCAGTGTCGATAAACATACAGGGCCCGATGCCGTGGATTTCCATATATTTGTAAACAGGATCAGCGGTGGTGCCGGCCACATCCGATACCAGTGCGATTTTTTGACCGGTCAGGGCGTTGATTAATGAAGATTTACCGCTGTTGCGTTTCCCGTAGATACCGATATGCAGCCGGTTGGCGCGGGGGGTGGATGTTAAACTCATAAGTACTCCTTTTTCAGTGTCTGGCAAAAGGCTCAGAAACGGAAGTCCCGTTTGCCCTCAGAAATGGCTTTGAGATTTTCCAGAGCGATGGTCCGTACCTTTTCCTTTGGAATCTCCCTTAATTCCTCATTAATGACAAATTCGCCCTTGGCCCGCGTATCTGGGCTGGCGTAATCCTCAAGGTATTCCTTCAGGGTCATCAACGCGTTGGGCTGGCAGCAGTTGGCAATCTGGCCGGATTTCACCAGGCTCATAAACCGGTCTCCGGTGCGCCCTTCACGGTAGCAGGCTGTGCAGAAGCTTGGAATATAGCCTAGCCGCAGCAGCCAGTTTACCACTTCATCAAGGGTACGGGTATCGCTGACGTCAAACTGGGCGGAATTGTCCTCTTCCTTTTCAGGCTCGACATAGCCGCCGACTGAAGTGCTGGAGCCGCCGCTGATCTGGGAGATGCCCAGATCCAGAACCTTTTCACGGGTTTTCTGGGATTCGCGGGTCGAAATAATCATGCCGGTGTAGGGCATGGCAATGCGCAGCACCGCGACGATTTTCTGGAAGATTTCGTCAGAAATGGCGTCGGAGAAGGAATCCGGATCAATATCGTCTGCCGAACGGATACGTGGCACAGAGATCGTGTGCGGCCCAACGCCCTTTGCGGCTTCCAGATGCTCGGCGTGCATTAAGAGGCCTACAAAGTCATACCGGTACATATTGAGCCCAAATAAAACGCCGATCCCCACATCGTCAATGCCGCCGTCCATGGCACGGTCCATGGCTTCGGTGTGGTAGGCGTAGTCATGCTTTGGCCCCGTGGGATGAAGCTTTTCGTAGTTTTCCTTATGGTAGGTTTCCTGGAATAAAATATAAGTTCCGATGCCGGCGTCCTTGAGCTTTTTATAGTTTTCCACGGTGGTCGCGGCAATATTGACATTCACACGGCGGATCGCGCCGTTTTTATGCTTGATACCGTAAATGGTCTCGATGCTTTCCAGCACATATTCGATGGGATTGTTAGCCGGGTCTTCGCCGGTTTCCAGCGCCAAACGTTTGTGGCCCATGTCCTGAAGGGCAATGACTTCATTGCGTATTTCTTCCTGGGTCAGCTTTTTTCGGCGGATATGCTTGTTCTGACGGTGATAAGGGCAGTAGACACAGCCGTTCACGCAGTAGTTTGAAAGGTAAAGGGGGGCGAACATGACGATGCGGTTGCCGTAGAATT contains:
- the hydG gene encoding [FeFe] hydrogenase H-cluster radical SAM maturase HydG gives rise to the protein MYNKESLTATEFINHEEILETLAYAKANKNNRELIDSLIERARDCKGLTHREAAVLLECDLADENEKMYSLAKEIKQQFYGNRIVMFAPLYLSNYCVNGCVYCPYHRQNKHIRRKKLTQEEIRNEVIALQDMGHKRLALETGEDPANNPIEYVLESIETIYGIKHKNGAIRRVNVNIAATTVENYKKLKDAGIGTYILFQETYHKENYEKLHPTGPKHDYAYHTEAMDRAMDGGIDDVGIGVLFGLNMYRYDFVGLLMHAEHLEAAKGVGPHTISVPRIRSADDIDPDSFSDAISDEIFQKIVAVLRIAMPYTGMIISTRESQKTREKVLDLGISQISGGSSTSVGGYVEPEKEEDNSAQFDVSDTRTLDEVVNWLLRLGYIPSFCTACYREGRTGDRFMSLVKSGQIANCCQPNALMTLKEYLEDYASPDTRAKGEFVINEELREIPKEKVRTIALENLKAISEGKRDFRF